The proteins below are encoded in one region of Sulfolobus sp. A20:
- a CDS encoding phenylacetate--CoA ligase family protein: MSLEEYRAIHSQLRDQGFIRTDYPPNPSEILWNKRVMTMKREELDKLKTFRLKLIVKWAWDNIEFYRRYWKSKGFEPEVIKDWRDVVKIPILRKEEIRKDLQQNPPFGTIFHPILSKYIGFVGATSGSTGIPTFQGWGRLELDYFQEGQARYLWTFAEVKPTRVYANYLNMSGFYSWGPPVVETATNRCGATAIAGGGETYFSWKNRHNLVLKLWKVDVFATTPWLHRLIGEEAKLEGWETPFKVLLLHGGAAAENTKKKLFKVHPNAQLAISVWGTTDGHMAIEVPGLEGQLVIWEDMEIFDIVDPKTGEPASEGERGELIATLLNHFTMPLIRYSLGDYVKNEFITDPDPKYGITHMRFAEPIPGRVEWMFTVKGKLLLPIYVEDAVNEIPDTTGMFNIIVYDNQMDKLKIRIETRRNEVDGKYDMEAREILGSRIGVSPDDVEIEWVKPGQTLWTGYKLQVFVDQRKK, encoded by the coding sequence ATGTCGTTAGAAGAGTATAGAGCGATTCACTCCCAATTGAGAGATCAAGGTTTCATTAGAACTGATTATCCCCCAAATCCCTCAGAGATCTTGTGGAACAAGAGAGTTATGACTATGAAAAGAGAAGAGCTAGATAAACTGAAGACCTTCAGACTAAAATTGATAGTTAAATGGGCTTGGGATAATATAGAATTCTATAGAAGATACTGGAAATCAAAAGGATTTGAGCCAGAGGTCATTAAAGACTGGAGGGATGTTGTAAAAATACCTATACTTAGAAAAGAGGAGATCAGAAAAGACCTTCAGCAAAATCCTCCTTTTGGAACTATTTTCCATCCAATATTATCGAAGTATATAGGTTTTGTCGGAGCTACTTCAGGTTCAACCGGTATACCAACGTTTCAAGGCTGGGGTAGATTGGAGTTAGACTATTTTCAAGAGGGTCAGGCTAGATACTTATGGACTTTCGCTGAAGTTAAACCAACTAGGGTTTACGCAAATTATTTGAATATGAGCGGATTCTATAGCTGGGGTCCTCCAGTAGTTGAAACTGCTACAAATAGATGTGGAGCTACAGCAATAGCTGGGGGTGGAGAAACTTACTTCAGTTGGAAGAATAGACATAATCTCGTACTAAAACTATGGAAAGTTGACGTATTTGCCACTACACCATGGTTACATAGGTTAATAGGAGAAGAAGCTAAACTAGAAGGATGGGAAACTCCATTTAAGGTATTACTCCTACATGGAGGAGCTGCTGCTGAAAACACTAAGAAGAAATTGTTTAAAGTGCATCCCAATGCTCAATTGGCTATAAGCGTTTGGGGAACTACTGATGGGCATATGGCTATTGAAGTTCCAGGGTTAGAGGGACAATTAGTTATATGGGAGGATATGGAAATATTTGATATAGTAGATCCTAAAACTGGTGAACCAGCTTCTGAAGGTGAGAGGGGTGAGTTAATAGCTACCTTACTCAACCACTTCACAATGCCATTAATACGTTATAGTTTAGGTGATTACGTAAAGAACGAGTTCATAACTGATCCAGACCCCAAGTATGGAATTACTCACATGAGATTTGCTGAACCAATACCGGGTAGGGTTGAGTGGATGTTTACTGTAAAAGGTAAGTTATTATTACCAATTTATGTTGAAGATGCTGTAAACGAAATTCCAGATACTACTGGAATGTTTAACATAATTGTATATGATAATCAAATGGATAAATTGAAAATTAGGATAGAGACCAGAAGGAATGAAGTAGATGGTAAATACGATATGGAGGCTAGGGAAATACTGGGGAGTAGAATTGGCGTAAGCCCAGATGACGTTGAAATAGAATGGGTAAAGCCCGGGCAGACATTATGGACTGGTTATAAGCTTCAAGTGTTTGTAGACCAGAGGAAGAAGTAA
- a CDS encoding class II glutamine amidotransferase has translation MCRMFSYYGRSSRKVRELLDCLVKSAKEDKLYNNTSHGDGWGFVLLTKDKIFHYRSLNPIFEEISDVESDFPIKISDEEMMIIAHARQASDKSLVSSYYSHPYLESNSSSIFFLAHNGSVNKEGIANELGISAENMVDSELILKYIEMKGVDSINDLKKFTKSSLNLLLLEIRRKERQAILYYLNYYDKGYVEKRGINKEYYKLYVNEDDDGISVYSSTLAYYCKFNKQKPCEEGELIKIGGMSLKSI, from the coding sequence ATGTGCAGGATGTTCTCATATTACGGACGATCATCTAGAAAAGTAAGGGAATTATTAGACTGCTTAGTTAAGTCAGCAAAAGAAGATAAGCTGTATAATAATACTAGTCATGGTGACGGCTGGGGATTTGTACTCTTGACGAAGGATAAAATATTTCATTATAGGAGTTTAAATCCTATATTTGAAGAGATTAGCGATGTTGAAAGTGACTTTCCAATAAAAATTAGCGATGAAGAAATGATGATCATTGCTCATGCTAGGCAAGCTTCTGATAAATCCTTAGTCAGTTCTTATTACTCACATCCTTACTTAGAGTCTAATTCCTCATCTATTTTCTTCTTAGCCCATAATGGCTCTGTTAATAAGGAAGGGATAGCAAATGAATTGGGAATTTCTGCTGAGAACATGGTGGATAGTGAGTTAATACTAAAGTATATAGAAATGAAAGGCGTTGATAGTATAAATGATTTGAAGAAGTTTACCAAATCATCTCTCAATTTACTATTATTGGAGATTAGAAGAAAAGAAAGGCAAGCCATACTTTACTATCTAAATTATTATGATAAAGGTTACGTTGAAAAAAGGGGTATTAATAAAGAATATTATAAACTGTATGTTAATGAAGACGATGACGGTATTTCTGTTTATTCATCTACCCTAGCCTATTATTGTAAGTTTAATAAGCAAAAGCCATGTGAAGAAGGAGAGCTAATTAAAATAGGAGGTATGAGTTTAAAAAGTATTTAG
- the sso7d gene encoding chromatin protein Sso7d encodes MATVKFKYKGEEKSVDISKIKKVWRVGKMISFTYDEGGGKTGRGAVSEKDAPKELLQMLEKQKK; translated from the coding sequence ATGGCAACAGTAAAGTTCAAGTATAAGGGAGAAGAGAAGTCTGTAGATATTAGTAAGATAAAGAAGGTTTGGAGAGTTGGCAAGATGATAAGCTTCACCTACGATGAGGGTGGAGGAAAGACTGGTAGAGGAGCTGTTAGCGAGAAGGACGCTCCAAAGGAGTTATTGCAGATGTTAGAGAAACAAAAGAAGTGA
- a CDS encoding muconolactone Delta-isomerase, translating to MLFLLWFKVKQPESLSQKQLMEIWRKEAEAALSAVKSGTIKGLYKVSGKREVVAILDVRSHEELDEILENLPITKELGHSVTVDVYPIHPYENFYELMKKLTS from the coding sequence ATGTTGTTTCTACTTTGGTTTAAGGTTAAACAGCCCGAAAGTTTAAGTCAGAAGCAGTTAATGGAAATTTGGAGAAAAGAAGCTGAAGCAGCACTCTCAGCTGTTAAATCTGGAACTATTAAAGGGCTTTATAAGGTAAGCGGAAAGAGAGAAGTAGTTGCTATCTTAGATGTCAGATCTCATGAAGAGTTAGATGAAATACTAGAGAACTTACCAATAACTAAGGAGTTGGGACATTCTGTAACCGTAGACGTGTACCCGATACATCCTTATGAAAACTTCTATGAACTTATGAAGAAACTTACTTCATAA